A genome region from Synchiropus splendidus isolate RoL2022-P1 chromosome 5, RoL_Sspl_1.0, whole genome shotgun sequence includes the following:
- the fibinb gene encoding fin bud initiation factor translates to MSSLFSLVCAATLLLLPQPGGAFYRGPLHPEMSNGTFHHYFVPDGDYEENDDPEKCQMLFKMTDERKCGLDEDQDSVIRDDFTIMKRQIEDSARVLEGIGKSISYDLDGEDSYGKYLRRETAQISEAFTNSEKSLLELEVKFKQSQESELKEEHRLSDDFLNMVVHTRDSLKETLDISLGLKDKHELLSLIIRSHGTRLSRLKNQYMKF, encoded by the coding sequence ATGTCGTCGCTTTTCTCGCTGGTTTGCGCCGCgacgttgctgctgctgccgcagcCCGGCGGCGCTTTTTACCGTGGACCTTTGCACCCGGAGATGTCTAACGGGACTTTTCACCACTACTTCGTGCCGGACGGCGACTACGAGGAGAACGACGACCCGGAGAAGTGTCAGATGCTGTTCAAGATGACCGACGAGCGCAAGTGCGGATTGGACGAGGACCAGGACTCGGTCATACGGGATGACTTCACCATCATGAAGAGGCAGATAGAAGACTCGGCCCGGGTGCTGGAAGGCATCGGGAAAAGCATCTCCTACGACCTGGACGGGGAGGACAGCTACGGGAAGTACTTGCGGAGGGAGACGGCTCAGATCAGCGAGGCGTTTACTAACTCGGAGAAGTCtttgctggagctggaggtgaaGTTCAAGCAGAGCCAGGAGAGCGAACTGAAGGAGGAGCACCGGCTGAGCGATGACTTCCTCAACATGGTGGTCCACACCCGGGACAGCCTGAAGGAGACCCTGGACATCAGTCTGGGCCTGAAGGACAAGCACGAGCTGCTGTCTCTGATCATTCGCAGTCACGGGACCAGGCTGAGCAGGCTGAAGAACCAGTACATGAAGTTCTGA